The following proteins are co-located in the Stieleria sp. JC731 genome:
- a CDS encoding DotU family type IV/VI secretion system protein — MTPRFADAVDPILIHAFSLMQRIDGGSEISPAEEKRTFEGLFQQADRRLEGFSDDWELAKYALASWIDEMLVDAHIWPGQLWWRDNVLEWTLFKSRRCNDLYYVNANQALNSGFDDALQLIYVCVMLGFRGLYRDSHLNRMLIDKYGLPSELPAWASEYAGVVGQARQRWNEATAGQESDREIATAMPLWSRAHMVWPWLIVTLLVGLVALTFLIT, encoded by the coding sequence ATGACTCCGCGATTTGCCGATGCCGTCGATCCGATTTTGATCCATGCGTTTTCGCTGATGCAGCGAATCGATGGCGGTTCGGAAATTTCACCGGCTGAAGAAAAGCGAACCTTCGAAGGTCTGTTTCAGCAGGCAGACCGGCGACTGGAAGGCTTTTCGGACGACTGGGAGTTGGCTAAATACGCCTTGGCCAGTTGGATTGATGAGATGCTTGTCGATGCACACATCTGGCCAGGACAACTTTGGTGGCGTGACAACGTTCTGGAATGGACGCTATTCAAATCGCGACGTTGCAATGACTTGTACTACGTCAACGCAAACCAAGCTTTGAATTCCGGATTCGACGACGCACTGCAATTGATTTATGTCTGCGTCATGCTTGGCTTTCGTGGTCTTTACCGCGATTCACATTTGAATCGCATGCTGATCGACAAATACGGCTTGCCGTCCGAACTGCCTGCCTGGGCTTCCGAGTATGCAGGTGTAGTCGGTCAAGCGAGACAACGCTGGAACGAGGCGACCGCGGGACAGGAAAGCGACCGCGAAATCGCGACGGCGATGCCACTTTGGTCGCGTGCCCATATGGTTTGGCCATGGCTGATCGTAACGTTGTTGGTCGGCTTGGTGGCCCTCACATTTTTGATCACGTAG
- a CDS encoding type VI secretion protein IcmF/TssM N-terminal domain-containing protein: MSNAATPEEKPKRKRWYRRLTPQTVAGRAAFFTSLVLWIVLIVVWCLRLFGVDSVRVAHSISVAHAFGEVALAIVIPIVLYFGIKRWNRVIEGEFPDIDRAWEAGVAALEAKGVSPTDFPIFMVLGSSDEHDERGLMEALDSPLLIHGVPASDGVSHALKWYLTPDALYLFCPGASSLSKLMSRLRSTPLRHAPIRQLTRQSAPTETSSVGPTRIERVERKPATAPSPTPATANTPAAPPTPPPPPQQPASRPPQPTGTFMGTIGQHSLSPQTPEPAAPSAFNPPQVSKPLAPANAPTGQSQLKPMPSMANAPFGAPRSIAAAHQGTLMIDQSTAAAMAKEIAQERSPQEPASSATPPDAMRQSSAAAAPPIGTVSTPSLDQKPSATIKASQMAMPQVSASKKIALPENLDTSDQLARLTYVCKLLKRFRRPVCGINGAVTLLPFELSQVGPLQLAAVAQSARNDVTTIQKHLGVRFPVTALLVGLEREAGFIELVRRLGADLLSRRLGGRFDLRSRPTPNELNTHSDRLCDAFEDWVHRLFSRDDGLEQQRGNRKLYSLTCRIRHELKPRLRIVLGQAFGCESNDQVENVDTDEAFFFSGCYFAASGAETGRPAFVKGVLKDKLVDEQSKVQWTEDSLATHRYFRAVCLVGWLFAVILLIVLIMRLI; this comes from the coding sequence ATGTCCAACGCAGCGACTCCTGAAGAAAAGCCGAAACGCAAGCGATGGTATCGTCGACTGACGCCACAAACGGTCGCCGGTCGCGCGGCTTTTTTTACGTCGCTGGTTCTCTGGATCGTCTTGATCGTCGTTTGGTGCCTGCGTCTTTTTGGTGTCGATAGCGTCCGCGTCGCACACAGCATCAGTGTCGCCCATGCGTTTGGCGAAGTGGCACTAGCGATCGTGATTCCCATCGTGCTGTACTTTGGGATCAAGCGATGGAACCGAGTGATCGAAGGTGAATTTCCAGACATCGATCGTGCATGGGAAGCCGGCGTCGCGGCACTGGAAGCGAAAGGTGTATCGCCAACCGATTTCCCAATCTTCATGGTCCTGGGATCGTCTGACGAGCACGACGAACGCGGCTTGATGGAAGCACTCGATTCGCCACTTTTGATCCATGGAGTCCCCGCGTCCGATGGTGTTTCGCATGCGCTGAAATGGTACCTGACTCCGGACGCTCTTTACCTGTTCTGTCCAGGTGCAAGCTCACTTAGCAAATTGATGAGCCGACTTCGTTCGACTCCGCTGCGTCACGCTCCCATCCGGCAGCTGACTCGTCAATCGGCTCCGACTGAAACTTCGTCCGTCGGTCCGACAAGAATCGAACGTGTCGAACGCAAGCCAGCGACAGCCCCATCGCCGACGCCAGCGACTGCGAACACACCCGCTGCCCCTCCAACACCACCGCCACCCCCTCAGCAGCCCGCCAGTCGTCCGCCACAACCGACCGGCACGTTCATGGGCACGATCGGACAACATTCGTTATCACCACAAACACCCGAACCGGCCGCACCTTCGGCCTTCAACCCACCGCAAGTGTCCAAACCTTTGGCACCCGCGAACGCGCCTACGGGCCAAAGCCAATTAAAGCCGATGCCGTCAATGGCCAACGCTCCCTTCGGGGCCCCGCGCTCGATCGCAGCTGCGCATCAAGGCACATTGATGATCGATCAATCCACTGCCGCCGCGATGGCAAAAGAGATCGCTCAAGAACGTTCGCCGCAAGAACCCGCTTCGTCAGCAACACCGCCTGACGCAATGAGGCAAAGCTCTGCAGCAGCGGCACCACCAATTGGGACAGTAAGCACACCGTCGCTGGACCAAAAACCGAGCGCGACGATCAAGGCGTCTCAAATGGCGATGCCACAAGTCAGCGCGAGTAAAAAAATCGCTTTGCCCGAAAACCTGGACACTTCAGATCAACTTGCCAGGCTGACGTATGTCTGCAAACTGCTGAAGCGATTTCGCCGCCCGGTTTGCGGAATCAATGGTGCGGTGACGCTATTGCCATTTGAGCTTTCGCAAGTTGGACCGCTGCAACTGGCCGCCGTTGCACAATCGGCGCGAAATGACGTCACAACCATTCAGAAACATCTTGGCGTTCGCTTCCCGGTGACCGCGTTGCTTGTCGGGCTTGAACGTGAAGCCGGTTTTATCGAACTGGTTCGCCGACTCGGTGCAGACCTTCTATCGCGTCGACTTGGCGGCCGTTTTGACTTACGCAGTCGCCCAACGCCCAATGAGTTGAACACACACAGCGATCGGTTATGCGATGCTTTCGAAGACTGGGTTCATCGGCTATTCAGTCGCGACGATGGGTTGGAACAACAACGCGGCAACCGCAAGCTTTATTCGCTGACCTGTCGCATTCGGCACGAGCTAAAACCACGACTGAGAATCGTTCTTGGGCAAGCGTTCGGATGTGAATCCAACGACCAAGTCGAAAACGTTGACACCGACGAAGCATTCTTTTTCAGTGGCTGCTACTTTGCGGCAAGCGGTGCCGAAACGGGCAGGCCAGCCTTCGTCAAAGGCGTCTTGAAAGACAAGCTTGTTGACGAGCAATCGAAGGTCCAATGGACTGAGGATTCCCTCGCAACGCATCGATATTTCCGAGCCGTTTGCCTGGTCGGATGGCTGTTCGCCGTGATCCTATTGATCGTCCTGATCATGCGTTTGATCTAA
- a CDS encoding TolC family protein, translated as MKSLSETISIPYDGLPNYRIGPDRTTSPAPTATDRQRRFMARRVPHYWLTANFALLTLAGCVSTANKPTPSDLALLLGDNAASVDAAGSQGSSVSAESVKAHPSQAGESQVHLAAHQTVPHQATASDEAGHSIEEIRDHGPLQPFSIRGSRDTNWKSPEPWDMTIDEAIQLALANSTVMRSLGARIIQSPSITSTIYEPAISLTDPTAGVEAALSEYDARLKGDLFYEDNDRVLNNEFTGQGNNFFKQYLTRFESSLSKRTASGTTYTLRHNFDADNNNSDRNLIEGRAWAWNFEGEVRQALLQGRSVSFNRIAGPNATPGIYNGVVIAKVNADATVADLEIALRDFLSDVENAYWDLHFAYEDLNVKREARDRTLHTYQLLKARQGLPGAEEDKLAQALEQYYRFEEEVQNSLAGRLVIGTRSFNGSGGGTFQGTGGVYSCERRLRMVMGLSINDGRLIRTSSEPTLAPITYDWNNVASNAITRRTELKRQRLNVDRRRYELSASRNFLMPRLDAVGRYRYRALGDSWLDDEIVDSGSDVMTNTHEFLVGLSMNYPIGFRQASAGVRNAQLKLAREQSLLDELERQVIYGISSAIAESDRAYAVLRTAINRENAARKQYEILVSEAQAPVRQFNYNALLDSEQRFAEASSAANRARVQYVLATKNINFEMGALLEYYNIHLAGANHSAKTQPSRHRLRQLFGSVWDRTVESFPKRRSPAPSHASTLSGASIGASAVSDMATFEDQIDQIISQELQDESLGHSTDVELVPVEMVESVPSPSSAALDQTHDQDDQ; from the coding sequence ATGAAGTCTTTGTCAGAAACGATTTCCATTCCGTATGACGGATTGCCGAATTACCGGATAGGTCCAGATCGTACCACTTCACCTGCCCCAACCGCTACGGATAGACAGCGACGATTCATGGCGCGACGAGTTCCCCACTACTGGTTGACCGCAAACTTCGCGCTGTTGACGTTGGCAGGCTGCGTTTCGACGGCCAATAAGCCGACGCCGTCCGATCTGGCATTGCTTCTTGGAGACAACGCAGCTTCCGTAGATGCCGCAGGATCACAGGGCAGTTCAGTATCAGCTGAGTCGGTGAAAGCTCACCCATCACAGGCTGGCGAGTCGCAGGTGCACCTCGCTGCGCATCAAACGGTTCCCCATCAAGCGACCGCATCCGACGAAGCTGGACATTCGATCGAAGAGATTCGCGATCATGGTCCGCTCCAGCCATTTTCGATCCGTGGCAGTCGTGACACGAATTGGAAATCGCCCGAGCCGTGGGACATGACGATCGATGAAGCGATTCAGTTGGCTTTAGCGAATAGCACCGTGATGCGAAGTCTCGGCGCCCGGATCATTCAATCGCCCAGCATCACTTCGACAATCTACGAGCCCGCGATTTCGTTGACCGATCCGACCGCGGGTGTGGAAGCAGCACTGAGCGAATATGACGCTCGGTTGAAAGGCGATTTGTTTTACGAAGACAATGATCGCGTTTTGAACAATGAATTTACCGGACAGGGCAATAATTTTTTTAAGCAATACCTGACCAGATTTGAGTCCAGTTTGAGCAAGCGGACTGCTTCGGGAACGACATACACGCTGCGTCACAACTTTGATGCTGATAACAACAACTCGGATCGCAATTTGATCGAGGGCAGGGCTTGGGCTTGGAATTTCGAAGGCGAAGTCCGGCAGGCTTTGTTGCAAGGCCGCTCGGTTTCCTTCAACCGGATTGCAGGCCCCAACGCGACACCCGGAATTTACAACGGCGTTGTGATCGCGAAAGTCAACGCCGATGCGACGGTCGCAGACCTGGAGATTGCACTTCGTGACTTTTTAAGCGACGTCGAAAACGCCTACTGGGATTTGCACTTCGCATACGAAGACCTGAATGTCAAACGCGAAGCTCGCGATCGGACTTTGCATACATACCAGCTGTTGAAAGCACGCCAGGGGTTGCCCGGCGCCGAAGAAGACAAGCTTGCCCAGGCTTTGGAGCAATATTATCGGTTTGAGGAAGAAGTGCAGAATTCGCTTGCCGGGCGTTTGGTGATCGGGACACGATCGTTCAACGGCAGCGGTGGCGGGACGTTCCAAGGAACCGGAGGCGTCTACTCCTGTGAACGTCGACTACGAATGGTGATGGGGCTGTCGATCAACGACGGTCGCCTGATTCGAACTTCGAGCGAACCGACACTCGCGCCAATCACCTATGATTGGAACAACGTCGCGAGCAACGCCATCACGCGTCGCACAGAACTAAAGCGACAGCGATTGAATGTCGATCGGCGTCGCTACGAGCTTTCAGCCAGCCGTAACTTTCTGATGCCTCGTTTGGATGCTGTCGGACGCTATCGCTACCGAGCGTTGGGAGACAGCTGGCTCGATGATGAAATTGTCGATAGCGGAAGCGACGTGATGACCAATACGCACGAGTTTTTGGTCGGGTTGAGTATGAACTATCCGATCGGTTTTCGCCAAGCATCGGCGGGAGTACGAAACGCGCAGCTAAAGCTGGCTCGGGAACAGTCGTTGCTAGACGAATTGGAACGTCAAGTCATCTATGGCATTAGCAGCGCGATCGCGGAAAGTGACCGGGCATACGCGGTGCTTCGGACCGCGATCAATCGTGAAAATGCGGCTCGCAAGCAGTATGAGATTCTGGTCAGTGAAGCCCAGGCTCCCGTGCGTCAATTCAACTACAACGCACTGCTTGATTCTGAGCAGCGATTCGCAGAGGCATCCAGCGCGGCAAATCGTGCGCGAGTCCAATACGTTTTGGCGACAAAGAATATCAACTTCGAAATGGGCGCCTTGCTGGAGTACTACAACATTCATCTTGCGGGCGCAAATCACTCGGCCAAAACCCAACCCTCAAGGCATCGGTTGCGTCAGCTATTTGGCAGCGTGTGGGACCGGACCGTTGAAAGCTTTCCCAAGCGGCGGTCGCCTGCACCGAGCCACGCTTCGACGCTGTCAGGGGCGTCTATCGGCGCGAGTGCTGTGTCGGACATGGCGACTTTTGAAGATCAGATTGATCAGATCATTAGCCAAGAGTTACAGGACGAATCGCTCGGTCACTCAACCGATGTGGAGCTGGTTCCTGTCGAGATGGTGGAAAGTGTACCTTCACCCTCGTCTGCTGCGTTAGATCAAACGCATGATCAGGACGATCAATAG
- a CDS encoding efflux RND transporter periplasmic adaptor subunit: MTNRVQVSPDQSENGWSEIEEFVAGITELSQTPQSLPEFASNTIDRTAHLVQADAGYIWLANGNGEVHLIASNSPDAPDSLAKQHPKHASFLQATLRSDGVLFETVEPAKQKANSESIVWMGVACQLDHDSTAIIELVQRGELSPDARVGHERLMLMVSQLTASFARQLQSRQFDHAYLQQQQQDGFTRLIHRDLQLGPTAYRIVNEGRRLIGCDRLSLLVADRQRFKVTAVSGVDTIDRNGPLVRQMQTLAEAVARSKHWLHYRGDTNNLPEQLQEPLDDFINEANSIAIDVVPLSTQVDNDQPASQQDLMSECLGLFVVEYFRRDRQRVVDESGLESRILTVASLSVSALENSLEYESLPLLRLSRGLRGVRRWSSTRRTRLLSLVTFLVLGLLALILVPTTFYVHTPGIAQPSVQRHLFAPMDAEVIEVLCEHDQRVQQDQPLVHLQSRTLDLDLQRLRGDYQATEKKLLAIASARVQQNRNDDRSRSNAELAAEENVLQQRLENLSAEIQLTRTQRDQLHLRSPITGHLLTWDPSNLLVDRPVARGQRLLTVADLDGPWKIEARIPERQAGHVKASYATNDQVLQVVFTTTDGTQHAFEGQLVQLSGRADLDEDSQLVTRARVTVPDDARSLLRPGTELRCKIDCGQRPIGFVWFHELFESLRSWFVL; this comes from the coding sequence TTGACGAATCGCGTTCAAGTTTCGCCTGACCAGTCTGAAAATGGTTGGTCTGAGATCGAAGAATTTGTCGCTGGGATTACCGAGCTTTCCCAGACTCCGCAAAGCTTGCCAGAGTTTGCAAGCAACACCATTGATCGGACTGCACATCTGGTCCAAGCCGACGCCGGATACATTTGGCTAGCAAATGGCAATGGCGAAGTTCACTTAATTGCCAGCAACTCTCCAGACGCGCCTGATTCGCTTGCAAAGCAGCACCCAAAACACGCATCTTTCCTCCAAGCGACGCTTCGTTCTGATGGCGTTCTGTTCGAGACGGTCGAACCTGCAAAGCAAAAAGCTAACAGCGAATCGATCGTTTGGATGGGCGTGGCCTGCCAGCTTGACCACGATTCGACTGCAATTATCGAACTGGTCCAGCGAGGCGAGCTTAGCCCGGATGCCCGAGTTGGCCATGAGCGGTTGATGCTGATGGTCAGCCAGTTGACCGCATCGTTCGCCAGGCAACTACAGTCCCGACAGTTTGACCACGCTTATCTTCAACAGCAGCAGCAAGATGGCTTCACCCGGCTGATTCACCGCGATTTGCAATTGGGTCCGACCGCGTATCGAATTGTCAACGAGGGCCGACGCCTTATTGGCTGCGATCGGCTTTCGTTATTGGTCGCCGACCGCCAACGATTCAAAGTCACTGCGGTCAGTGGCGTCGACACGATTGATCGAAACGGCCCGCTGGTCAGGCAAATGCAAACTCTTGCCGAAGCGGTCGCGCGTTCCAAGCACTGGCTCCACTATCGCGGCGACACAAACAACCTACCCGAGCAGCTTCAAGAGCCACTCGATGACTTCATCAACGAAGCGAATTCGATCGCGATCGATGTCGTCCCTTTGTCAACGCAAGTTGATAACGATCAGCCCGCATCGCAGCAGGATTTGATGTCCGAATGTCTGGGGCTGTTCGTTGTCGAGTATTTCCGACGGGACCGGCAACGCGTTGTTGACGAATCGGGCTTAGAGTCACGAATATTGACAGTCGCCAGCCTAAGCGTTTCCGCTCTTGAGAATTCGTTGGAATACGAGTCACTGCCGCTGCTAAGACTTTCGAGGGGGCTTCGAGGGGTACGACGTTGGAGCAGCACACGCCGAACACGATTGCTATCCCTCGTCACGTTCCTCGTATTGGGACTACTGGCACTCATTTTGGTTCCGACGACGTTCTACGTTCATACGCCGGGAATCGCACAACCGAGTGTTCAGCGGCACCTTTTCGCGCCGATGGATGCCGAGGTGATTGAAGTACTTTGCGAACACGACCAGCGGGTTCAACAAGACCAACCGCTAGTCCATTTACAAAGTCGAACACTGGATCTTGATTTACAACGATTGCGTGGCGACTATCAAGCGACCGAGAAAAAGCTTCTCGCCATCGCATCGGCACGGGTTCAGCAAAACCGAAACGACGATCGGTCTCGCTCGAACGCGGAGCTAGCCGCCGAAGAAAACGTTTTGCAACAGCGTTTGGAAAACCTGAGCGCAGAAATTCAATTGACCCGAACACAGCGTGATCAACTACACCTGCGCAGCCCAATCACCGGACACTTACTGACTTGGGACCCGAGTAACTTGTTGGTCGACCGACCCGTCGCACGCGGCCAACGATTGCTTACCGTTGCCGACCTGGATGGTCCTTGGAAAATCGAAGCCAGGATTCCCGAACGCCAAGCGGGACATGTCAAAGCATCCTATGCGACGAATGATCAGGTGTTGCAAGTTGTCTTCACGACGACAGACGGAACGCAGCATGCATTCGAAGGACAGTTGGTTCAACTGTCCGGTCGCGCCGATCTTGATGAGGATTCACAACTTGTAACTCGGGCTCGTGTCACGGTTCCCGATGATGCACGGTCACTGCTTCGACCAGGAACAGAGCTACGGTGCAAAATCGATTGTGGACAACGTCCGATCGGATTCGTCTGGTTTCATGAGCTCTTTGAGTCACTACGATCATGGTTCGTTTTGTAA
- a CDS encoding efflux RND transporter periplasmic adaptor subunit → MATKLILPIHKLLLITVAGLLLPSRADVVASEIPVRSVLIRLVDQVDVPARAIGSLVKVNVEEGTQVTAGQVLAQIDDTEVRLERSKAQLEMEIAKLESQDTTEIQTAKKSLGQTTRQYQRLERAKAARNGSVSDSELDLARTDMEKCEYEVQQAESELEKAAVRLKLAESKHALAERNVKIREIVSPQEGVVVEAKHQNGEWVTPGETIFRVISTRRLRVDGFIDASVASSDLRGNRVKLRVLEDLPSGKTFYGKIIFVSPENDPVTEEVRITAEIENPEGDLRPGQRASMAILVN, encoded by the coding sequence ATGGCTACGAAATTGATTCTTCCAATACATAAACTTCTATTGATCACCGTCGCCGGCTTGCTATTGCCAAGCCGCGCTGATGTGGTGGCATCCGAGATACCGGTCCGGTCCGTGCTAATCAGGCTGGTCGATCAGGTAGACGTGCCCGCCCGGGCGATCGGTTCGCTGGTAAAGGTCAACGTCGAAGAAGGCACTCAAGTCACTGCGGGACAGGTACTCGCGCAAATCGACGATACCGAAGTGAGGCTCGAACGTTCCAAAGCTCAGCTGGAAATGGAAATTGCGAAGCTTGAATCGCAAGACACCACCGAGATTCAGACAGCGAAGAAATCGCTCGGCCAAACAACGCGACAATACCAGCGACTTGAACGAGCCAAGGCGGCTCGCAACGGAAGTGTTTCTGATTCGGAACTCGACCTGGCTCGTACCGACATGGAAAAATGCGAGTACGAAGTTCAACAAGCCGAAAGCGAGCTGGAAAAAGCCGCCGTGCGATTGAAGTTGGCCGAAAGCAAACATGCCTTGGCGGAACGGAACGTCAAAATCCGCGAGATTGTCTCACCTCAGGAAGGCGTCGTCGTTGAAGCAAAACACCAGAACGGTGAATGGGTCACTCCGGGCGAAACGATCTTTCGTGTCATCAGCACGCGGCGATTGCGAGTGGATGGCTTTATCGATGCATCGGTCGCTTCCAGCGATCTACGCGGCAACCGAGTGAAATTGCGTGTCCTCGAAGACTTGCCGAGCGGCAAAACGTTCTACGGCAAGATAATCTTCGTCAGCCCTGAAAATGATCCAGTCACCGAAGAGGTTCGCATCACCGCCGAAATCGAAAATCCGGAGGGTGATTTACGTCCTGGGCAACGGGCATCAATGGCGATACTGGTCAACTGA
- a CDS encoding site-2 protease family protein produces MMRNQTDDRKSPRADVSPGLYAKKRFHLMRRTDLEVVPQSRAGRQVWVIKDPISLRYFELSQTEHFIFSMLDGNHSLDAIEEAFEERYVNQRLPADLIQSFAARLHSHGLMIAKSSDQGDRLWDRNQAEKRRRWISALANPLAIRLPGVNLSWLLDRLYPRVAWIFNWTTLWLIGFLAIMAIAAVFSRFDVALAMIPQLDAFLSPRNLVILGIVLAATKFLHELAHALTCQHFGGKCHEMGVLFLVFTPCLYCDVTDSWRLKNRWQRIAISSAGMISEIALASICALFWMIAEPGLMRLVLFNVVVVCSIGTLLINGNPLLRYDGYFILSDLTDQPNLWQQSRRMLGSLWSWCLTGQSQLNRQQSAFGSKPRQLALVAYGIASIGYRATVLVSIILLIGRALIPNGYWIAAYALLLIVGIGDTIQPITSIWNLARNPMYRRRLRPKRIATVAILAASILGSAFVIPVPYRIRGIAIVEPEDARQVFVSVPGILRQATSEGKIVKAGEPLALLENMALEREIESMRSQIESQRLQLQNLNAIRNESPAAAAQIPMATQILADLNDQYDQMQRDRDALQLRSPTDGVVIAPNRIVNQPSGELELVSWQGRPFDDGNVGAYLPRQTLYCLVGETDTFQATVYVDQSDVSLVHVGQSASLVFECSRNQVIDGTVTEVSEINADQVPEELSVDNWIATRPMASGPAIPLQPTYRVAVELPNEVTPLVLGSRGHAKIHVSPQTISTQLMRAAQKTFSVLR; encoded by the coding sequence ATGATGCGGAATCAAACCGACGATCGAAAAAGTCCTCGCGCCGATGTCTCCCCAGGACTTTACGCCAAGAAACGCTTCCACTTGATGCGTCGGACGGATCTAGAGGTTGTCCCGCAGTCACGTGCCGGTCGCCAAGTTTGGGTGATCAAAGATCCGATCTCGCTTCGCTATTTTGAACTGAGCCAAACCGAGCATTTCATCTTTTCGATGCTCGACGGCAACCATTCGCTCGATGCGATTGAAGAGGCTTTTGAAGAACGTTATGTCAACCAGCGACTACCCGCGGACCTGATCCAATCCTTCGCCGCCCGACTGCACAGCCATGGACTGATGATCGCAAAGTCTTCGGATCAAGGCGATCGACTCTGGGACCGCAATCAAGCTGAAAAACGCCGGCGCTGGATTTCGGCACTGGCGAACCCGCTGGCGATACGTTTGCCGGGAGTGAATCTATCGTGGCTACTTGATCGGCTTTACCCCAGGGTCGCTTGGATCTTTAACTGGACAACCCTTTGGCTGATCGGATTTCTGGCGATCATGGCGATAGCCGCGGTATTCAGCCGCTTCGATGTTGCGTTGGCGATGATTCCGCAGCTGGATGCCTTTCTGTCGCCACGAAACTTAGTCATCCTCGGTATCGTTCTGGCGGCGACCAAGTTCCTGCACGAACTTGCACACGCCCTCACCTGCCAACACTTTGGTGGCAAGTGTCATGAGATGGGCGTTTTGTTTCTTGTCTTCACGCCTTGCCTTTATTGTGATGTGACTGACAGCTGGCGCCTGAAGAATCGTTGGCAACGGATCGCGATTTCGTCTGCCGGAATGATTAGCGAGATTGCACTCGCGTCGATCTGTGCACTGTTTTGGATGATTGCCGAACCGGGCTTAATGCGTTTGGTGCTGTTCAATGTCGTCGTCGTCTGTTCGATCGGAACGCTGTTGATCAATGGCAACCCACTGCTGCGTTACGACGGATACTTCATCCTGTCTGACTTGACGGATCAACCGAACTTATGGCAACAGTCTCGTCGCATGCTCGGCAGCCTATGGTCGTGGTGTTTAACTGGCCAGTCACAGCTCAATCGCCAACAATCGGCATTCGGTTCGAAGCCAAGGCAACTTGCATTGGTGGCCTATGGAATCGCTTCGATTGGCTACCGTGCAACCGTTTTGGTATCGATCATCCTATTGATTGGCAGAGCATTGATCCCCAATGGTTACTGGATCGCCGCCTATGCACTGTTGCTAATTGTCGGCATCGGCGACACGATTCAGCCGATTACATCAATCTGGAACCTTGCGAGAAATCCGATGTACCGTCGACGTCTTCGCCCGAAACGAATTGCAACCGTCGCGATCCTTGCGGCAAGCATTCTGGGTTCTGCGTTTGTTATCCCGGTCCCCTATCGCATTCGAGGGATCGCAATTGTCGAACCCGAGGATGCGCGTCAAGTATTCGTTTCGGTCCCCGGAATTCTTCGACAAGCGACCTCCGAAGGGAAGATCGTAAAGGCGGGAGAGCCCCTAGCGCTCCTGGAGAACATGGCACTGGAACGCGAAATCGAATCGATGCGATCGCAAATCGAATCGCAGCGTTTACAACTTCAGAATCTCAACGCGATTCGTAACGAGTCACCTGCGGCGGCCGCACAGATACCGATGGCAACACAGATCCTTGCTGATCTGAACGACCAATATGACCAGATGCAGCGTGACCGCGACGCACTGCAGTTGCGATCACCGACCGACGGCGTCGTGATCGCCCCCAACCGAATCGTGAACCAACCGAGTGGCGAACTGGAACTCGTCTCGTGGCAAGGACGACCGTTTGACGATGGCAATGTTGGGGCCTATCTACCACGACAAACGCTTTACTGTCTCGTTGGCGAAACCGACACATTCCAAGCGACCGTCTATGTCGATCAATCAGACGTCTCACTGGTCCATGTTGGTCAATCTGCCAGCCTTGTATTTGAATGTTCCCGCAACCAGGTGATCGACGGGACAGTGACTGAGGTTTCAGAAATCAACGCGGACCAAGTCCCAGAAGAACTGAGCGTTGACAACTGGATTGCGACTCGCCCGATGGCTTCGGGACCAGCAATCCCGCTGCAGCCGACTTATCGGGTAGCCGTCGAGTTGCCCAACGAAGTGACGCCACTGGTACTGGGATCACGTGGTCACGCGAAAATCCACGTGTCGCCGCAAACGATTTCAACGCAACTGATGCGGGCGGCACAAAAGACGTTCAGCGTACTGCGTTAA